One Thermodesulfobacteriota bacterium genomic window, CGTCCCGTTATGACCTGGAATCCGACCCTGTATTTACCAACAACGCCATATTTCCCTGCCAGCAGGAAAACTTTTCCTGGGAAAAAATATCCTACCTGAAAGGTCTGGCAGCCAGGAATACAAATTGAATAACCACTAATAAGGAGATTCTGATTATGCTGCAACTGAAAACCGTTGATTTGAAAAAGACAAAAATTGAAACCCTGGTTATCCCGGTTGGTGAAGACGCGCAGATACATGAAAATCGCGCCATAGTGTCTATTATCAACAAGGCCAAGAAACTCAAAGAGTTTAGCGGAAAGAAAGATGACGAAATCATTCTGTTTGGCCCTGCTGGAATCAAGGTGGAAAGGGTCCTCCTTTTCGGTCTGGGAAAGGCCAAGAAGATTGATGGTGAAACATTTCGCAACATGTCCGGCAAAGCGGTAAAAAAATGTATCAGTAAAAACCTGTTCCAGGTTTTAATTGCCGTTCCTGCTGTAAAAAAGTTAAACATGGAAATGTCCCAGATTTTGCAGCCTCTTTTAGAGGGTGCCTTTCTGGGGAACCATATTTTTAATCGATACAAGAAGGAAAAGAAACAAAAGGCACTTCGGGCCATTCACTTTTTGGTGGAGCCTGATACGGCAAAGGGTTTTAGAAAACTGCCGGCTAAAATTGAGGCGGTATGTAGGGGAACCGTTTTAACCCGCGACTGGGTGAATACACCTTCCAATGATAAAAGACCGGAGCAGTTCGCCAGATCAATTGCAACAGCGGCAAAAAAAGCGAATCTTAAAGTAAATGTATTAAGCGAAAATATTTTGCGACAAAAAAAGTTCGGCGCCATGCTGGCCGTGGCAAAGGGAAGTGGCAGCAAGCCTTGCATGGTTGCCCTTGAGTATAAGCCGAAAACATTTAAAAAAACGATTGTTCTGGTTGGCAAAGGAGTCACTTTTGACTCGGGCGGTATCAACTTGAAACCGACCGGATCTCTTGAGACCATGAAGATGGATATGGCCGGTGCGGCCACAGTTGCATCCGCACTGATTGCCACTGCCGCTGTTAAACCCAAAGTTCGGGTGATCGGAGTTCTTCCTATTGTTGAAAACATGCTCTCGGGAGACGCGACCCGTCCGGGGGATATTGTCAAAAGTTTTAGCGGGAAAACGGTTGAAATCGGAAATACAGATGCCGAAGGTCGGCTGATACTGGCGGATGCCATGTCCTATGCGATTAAGCAATATAAGCCCCAGGTGTTGATTGATATGGCCACGCTTACCGGGGCTTGCGTGGTCGCCTTGGGCGAGAAGCTTGCCGGGGTGTTTTCCGCGGACCATGATTTGGCCGAAATGATTATTCAATCCGGGGAAAAATTGCATGAACGCTGCTGGCGACTTCCCCTGCCCGAAGATTACAAGGAATTGCTGAAAAGCGATTTTGCCGATATCAATAACATGCCGAATACCCGGTGGGGAGGTGCCATTACTGCGGCTCTCTTTTTATCGGAGTTTGTTTCAGATACCCGGTGGGCCCATATCGACATTGCAGGCCCCGCATACAATAAAAAAGAAAACGCATACTGCCCTGCCGGAGGCACCGGCTTTGGGGTGCGGCTGATTTGTGATGTGATACAAAAGCTGGGAAAATAGGAGGTTGAGTGTATTTTCCCTTATGTGTCAAATTGTTTTTAAAAGATGAACGTCGAACATCGAACATTGAACGTCCAACATCGAATGAAAAACAAACGTTCAGTGACTATTTGTATTTTTTTCAGCCGTTTTGATACTCGTTACGAAAATCTTAATTAATTCTTCTGTTTCTTCTAAAATATGATTTAGTAGTTCGGGTTTCTTAATGAGTGGCACACGCTGGATAAGTTTTAACCATCGCTGGGTTTCTCTCAGTTCCTTTAATGAAATACGAAGTTTATGGATAAAGTCCTTAGGAGATTCCGCTGCCTGGGCTTCACCATGGTTTGGATAGGGTGATGTTCCTGATCTTAACAATTGGCCCGCAACATGGTTTCCCGTTCTGGTATTAGGAAGCTTCTCAACGGTCTTGATGATTCTCACCGAATAGCTGAGAAGCCTTTCTTCCAAGTCATACGCTTGTTTTTTCATCTTTTTCCATTCAACATTCGATGTTGGACGTTCGATGTTCGATGTTTATTTTTTCAGTAAACGTTCAACAGTTCGTCAAGCGTAACAATAGGTTAGCAGCTTTGTGGTATATGATCGTGTTTCTATTTTAACCTTACCTTTACCGAATTTGCATGCGCCTCCAGTCCTTCGATCTGTGCCAGACGGATGATGTCTGCTGCCTCTTTTTTAAAGGCCTCTTTCGAATAATGAATCAGGCTGGTCTTT contains:
- a CDS encoding leucyl aminopeptidase, whose product is MLQLKTVDLKKTKIETLVIPVGEDAQIHENRAIVSIINKAKKLKEFSGKKDDEIILFGPAGIKVERVLLFGLGKAKKIDGETFRNMSGKAVKKCISKNLFQVLIAVPAVKKLNMEMSQILQPLLEGAFLGNHIFNRYKKEKKQKALRAIHFLVEPDTAKGFRKLPAKIEAVCRGTVLTRDWVNTPSNDKRPEQFARSIATAAKKANLKVNVLSENILRQKKFGAMLAVAKGSGSKPCMVALEYKPKTFKKTIVLVGKGVTFDSGGINLKPTGSLETMKMDMAGAATVASALIATAAVKPKVRVIGVLPIVENMLSGDATRPGDIVKSFSGKTVEIGNTDAEGRLILADAMSYAIKQYKPQVLIDMATLTGACVVALGEKLAGVFSADHDLAEMIIQSGEKLHERCWRLPLPEDYKELLKSDFADINNMPNTRWGGAITAALFLSEFVSDTRWAHIDIAGPAYNKKENAYCPAGGTGFGVRLICDVIQKLGK
- a CDS encoding four helix bundle protein, coding for MKKQAYDLEERLLSYSVRIIKTVEKLPNTRTGNHVAGQLLRSGTSPYPNHGEAQAAESPKDFIHKLRISLKELRETQRWLKLIQRVPLIKKPELLNHILEETEELIKIFVTSIKTAEKNTNSH